The Desulfurobacteriaceae bacterium DNA window GGTTCTCCTATTCTGTTGTTAAAGATTAAAAGCTGAATAAGATATTTCTTATAATAGATAGGCCTGGTGCCCATAGCGGCGGGGAAACACCCGATCCCATTCCGAACTCGGAAGTTAAGCCCGCCAGCGCCGATGATACTGCCCTGGAGACGGGGCGGGAAAGTAGGGCGGTGCCAGGCCTTTTTTATTTTTCTTTGAAATTTCTAATAATGTCTATAACTTCTTCATCGCTGGTTTGGGAAAAATCCTCGTAAAACTCTCCGACTGCACTAAAGTACTCTGGAACGTGTAATACTACTAGATCATTTACAAGTTCTAGAAACTCTTGCACCTTATCTTTGGGTATAACGGGTATAGCTAGAATAATTCTTAAAGGTTTTTTCTTTCTCAATGAAAGGATGGCCGCTTTTACTGTTAATCCTGTTGCT harbors:
- a CDS encoding phosphoribosyltransferase family protein, whose amino-acid sequence is MEELQEIERRKRVYLGERAGINLEGKDLILVDDGIATGLTVKAAILSLRKKKPLRIILAIPVIPKDKVQEFLELVNDLVVLHVPEYFSAVGEFYEDFSQTSDEEVIDIIRNFKEK